The window TCGGCGAGATCGGCATCGCGCGCAGGATGTAGAACCCCAGGGTCCGCGAGGTGCCGCTCCGGTGCCATGGTGTCGGACATTACGCTCACAACCCGTGGAGCTGCTGATCGCCGCTAACCCGAACACCGCTTCCCGATTGCGGTACCTGATCCGGCTACCGCTGGACGGGCTTGTGTTCGCGACATCGGACACCTGGCCGCGGACGAAGGCGCTGTACTGCCATCCCATGGACGCCGACGCGTGGCCCGCGGACGCCGAACCGCTCGAACGCATCGGTCTGCGGGCCTGCAACCGCCGCGGCGCGGCCATCGACATCGTTGCCGAGCGCTCCCGGGAGGGTCGCTCACAGCTTGTCTTCACCACCGCGCGCGGCCGCGACGTGGTGTTCTGGCAGAGCCCGCGCACCGTCAAACAATCCCGACCCGGCGTCAGCACACCAACCGCCCGAGCCTCGGGCATCGAGAACCTGAGCGTCATCGTCGACTCACATGAGCGCTACGCCTACGACTTCGCCGGCAAGCCTGTCGTCGTCACCCGACGTGCACTGCCGTGCGGTGATTACGGGCTGGTAGTCGGCGACAAGCTGGTCGCCGCGGTGGAACGCAAGGCGCTCGCTGATCTGACCAGCAGCCTGCTCGGTGGCAGGCTGAAATATCAACTCGCCGAACTGGCCTCGCTGCCGCGCGCGGCCGTCGTCGTGGAGGATCGGTTCTCCGAGGTCTTCGCACTCACCCATGTGCGCCCGGCCGTCGTTGCCGACAGCCTCGCCGAGACGCAGGTGATGTTTCCGTCGGTGCCGATCGTGTTCTGCCAGACCCGTAAGCTGGCGCAGGAGTACACCTACCGCTACCTGGCCGCAGCACGGCAGTGGGCTGCCGACGCCGATATTTCAGCGGGCGCGTTCGGCGTCACCGCCGAGACGGGCGTCGCGCCGCCCTCGCCGCAACCCTCGACCGCAGAGGTGCGCGCCTGGGCCTTGGACGTCGGCTTGCCAGTCTCCGACCGCGGACGGCTCAAACCCGCGATTCTCGCGGCCTGGCACGAGGCGCACCGCTGAGCTACCTGGTGTCGCGAACGGCGGCGGCCGCGGCCCGGATCTGCGGGGTGACCAGCATGACCTGGCCCAGCACGCCGTTGACGAAGCCGGGCGACTCGTCGGTGGACAGCTCCTTGGCCAGCTCGACGGCCTCGTCGACGGCGACCGGCTCGGGAACGTCCTCGGCGTGCAGCAGTTCCCACACCGCCACCCGCAGGATCGCGCGGTCGACGGCGGGCAGCCGCTCCAGCGTCCAGCCCTGCAGGTGCGAGGTGATCAGCTCGTCGATGTGGGCGGAGTTCTCGCTGACCCCGCGCGCCACCGTCACCGTGTACGGGTTGAGCACCGACACGTCCGGGTTGGCCTCGGCCAGCGCGGTGCGGCTCTCGGCCACCTCGGCCGGTGTCAGTCCCCGTGCCTCGGCTTCGAAGAGCAAGTCGACCGCGCGCTTGCGCGCCTGATGCCGACCCTTGTCGGCCTTGCGGTCGGCCATATCAGGTGTTCACGCGCCCCAGATAGCTGCCGTCGCGGGAATCGACCTTGAGCTTGTCGCCGGGGTTGATGAACAGCGGCACCTGGATCTCGGCGCCGGTCTCCAGCGTCGCGGGCTTGGTGCCCGCGCTGGAGCGATCACCCTGCAGGCCCGGCTCGGTGTGGCTGACCTCGAGCTCGACCGTCACCGGCAGCTCCAGGTACAGCGGCGCGCCGTCATGGAAGGCGATCTGCACCGGCATGCCCTCGAGCAGGAAGCCCGCGGCGCGGCCGACCAGAGCCTCCGGCAGCGGGTGCTGCTCGTAGTCCTCGGCGTCCATGAACACGAAGTCCGAGCCGTCGCGGTACAGATAGGTGGCGTCGCGGCGGTCGACAGTGGCGGTTTCCACCTTCACCCCGGCGTTGTAGGTCTTGTCGACGACCTTGCCCGACAGCACGTTCTTGAGCTTGGTCCGCACGAACGCCGGTCCTTTACCGGGCTTGACGTGCTGGAACTCGGTGATCTGCCAGAGCTGGCCGTCGATGTTCAGCACGAGGCCGTTTTTGAAATCGGCAGTGGTTGCCACGGTCGGTCGTTCTCCTAGCTTCTAAATGATGGCCAGTTCCTTGGGGAACCGGGTGAGCAGCTCTGGGCCCCGTTCGCCCACGACCAGGGTGTCCTCGATGCGTACACCACCACGGTCAGGCAGGTAGACACCCGGTTCCACGGTCACCACGGAGCCAGCAAGCAGTGTACCGGCGGCTGCGGAGTTGATTGCCGGCGCTTCGTGGATCTGCAGTCCGACGCCGTGGCCCAGCCCATGCCCGAACTGCTCGGCGTAACCAGCGTCGGCGATGACCGTCCGGGCGGCCCCGTCGACATCGCTGAGGCTGGCGCCGACCTCGAGTGCCTCGCGGCCGGCGCGCTGGGCGTCGGACACCAGCTGGTAGATCTCGCGCTGCCAGGCCGCCGCCTTGCCCAGCACGAACGTCCGGGTCACGTCGGAGTGGTAGCCGCCAACCAGCGCGCCGAAGTCGATCGTGATGAAATCGCCCTCCGCCAGCACCGCATCGGTGGGCCGATGATGCGGTACCGCCGAGTTGGCCCCTGAGGCCACGATGGTCTCGAAGGAGGGTCCATCGGCGCCGTGCTCGAGCATCAGCGCCTCGAGGTCGCGGCCCACCGCGCGTTCGGTGCGCCCCGGACGCAGCCCGCCCTCGGCCACCAGCTGCGCCAGGGCGGCGTCGGCGGCCTCGCAGGCTAGCCGCAGCAGCGCGACCTCACCGGCGTCCTTGACCTCGCGCAGCGCCTCGATCACACCGGCGGCCCGCACCAGTTCGGCGGGTGCCTCACCGAGTTCCTTGGCCAGCGCGTCGAACCCGTCGACGCTGACCACATGACTTTCGAATCCGATGCGCCGCGCGCCGTCGGCCACCGCGCGCGCCACCAGATGCCGCCCGCAAGCGCGCTCGATCACCGTCTGCAGATCGGGTGCCTGGCGGGCGGCCTGGGTGCGGTAGCGGGAATCGGTGGCCAGCACCGCCGGCGTGTCGCCGGCGAACACCAGCAGCGCCGCGTTCGACCCGGTGAAGCCGGACAGGTATCGGACGTTGACCAGGTCACTGACGAGCATGGCGTCCACACCGTCGGCGGCCAGCCGGGCCGCGAGCCGGTCCCGGCGTTGGGAATGCGTCACGGTCGCCGACGGTACTCGCTACGCTGATACCCCATGAGCACCCGGTTGTTGCGCGGACTGGCGTTCGCGGCCGGGATGGTCATCGTCCGACTGGTGCAGGGAACGCTGATCAACCAGTACCCGACCAAGGCCGGAATGATCAGTCTCGTCCTGGTGGTGCTGTTCGGCATCGCGGCCTTCGTGTGGGGTCTGCTCGACGGCCGCGCCGACGCCAACGCCAACCCCGACCCGGACCGTCGCCGCGACCTGGCGATGAGATGGTTGCTGGCGGGTCTGGTCGCCGGTGTGGTGGCCGGCGCCGTCGCGTGGG is drawn from Candidatus Mycolicibacterium alkanivorans and contains these coding sequences:
- a CDS encoding ERCC4 domain-containing protein, whose amino-acid sequence is MELLIAANPNTASRLRYLIRLPLDGLVFATSDTWPRTKALYCHPMDADAWPADAEPLERIGLRACNRRGAAIDIVAERSREGRSQLVFTTARGRDVVFWQSPRTVKQSRPGVSTPTARASGIENLSVIVDSHERYAYDFAGKPVVVTRRALPCGDYGLVVGDKLVAAVERKALADLTSSLLGGRLKYQLAELASLPRAAVVVEDRFSEVFALTHVRPAVVADSLAETQVMFPSVPIVFCQTRKLAQEYTYRYLAAARQWAADADISAGAFGVTAETGVAPPSPQPSTAEVRAWALDVGLPVSDRGRLKPAILAAWHEAHR
- the nusB gene encoding transcription antitermination factor NusB, with translation MADRKADKGRHQARKRAVDLLFEAEARGLTPAEVAESRTALAEANPDVSVLNPYTVTVARGVSENSAHIDELITSHLQGWTLERLPAVDRAILRVAVWELLHAEDVPEPVAVDEAVELAKELSTDESPGFVNGVLGQVMLVTPQIRAAAAAVRDTR
- the efp gene encoding elongation factor P: MATTADFKNGLVLNIDGQLWQITEFQHVKPGKGPAFVRTKLKNVLSGKVVDKTYNAGVKVETATVDRRDATYLYRDGSDFVFMDAEDYEQHPLPEALVGRAAGFLLEGMPVQIAFHDGAPLYLELPVTVELEVSHTEPGLQGDRSSAGTKPATLETGAEIQVPLFINPGDKLKVDSRDGSYLGRVNT
- a CDS encoding M24 family metallopeptidase produces the protein MTHSQRRDRLAARLAADGVDAMLVSDLVNVRYLSGFTGSNAALLVFAGDTPAVLATDSRYRTQAARQAPDLQTVIERACGRHLVARAVADGARRIGFESHVVSVDGFDALAKELGEAPAELVRAAGVIEALREVKDAGEVALLRLACEAADAALAQLVAEGGLRPGRTERAVGRDLEALMLEHGADGPSFETIVASGANSAVPHHRPTDAVLAEGDFITIDFGALVGGYHSDVTRTFVLGKAAAWQREIYQLVSDAQRAGREALEVGASLSDVDGAARTVIADAGYAEQFGHGLGHGVGLQIHEAPAINSAAAGTLLAGSVVTVEPGVYLPDRGGVRIEDTLVVGERGPELLTRFPKELAII